GAAGAAGGTAGCTGACTCCAATATCACGTATAAGCGTTGGATGTGTATACCTCTGTGATCATCACACATTAAGACCATCAGGCTCAGACGACACAGAGAGAACACGCGCAAAGAACTGTGGGAGATGTAGTACCTTCTGCTCATCGGGCACCAGCATCTTGCGGGCCTTCTTGATCATGGGCTGGGGCTTGAGCTCCTCATCGGTGAAGCGGTGCCTCCGAGGGTCGAAGGCCTCCTGGCCAGGGACACTGGACAGCGCCACATCCGCCGGGTCGGGGTCAAAGTTCACCATGACATCATTTCCGTTGGTggcaggggggccagggggggcggggggcccgggggggccGGTGGAGTTGGCTGAGGGGTCTGGGGGAGCTGCCTGTCCACCTATAGGAGAGGACCGTGCAATACAACATCATACAATTGTCTGTTTGCTGGACAATAGGGGTTTGCAAAGTGCCTTTCTCAACAGTATGCAAACaacagaggtaaagagagattCACACAGAGGTCAAGAAGATTACAATATCTGACGCATCATAACACTGTCCAGCATTATATGTCCTTTTTGGCCTGCAGTCTGCAGTGGGGCTGCAGTTACATTGGCTGACCAGCAGGTGGAAGCAAAGGCCACAAtccaccccccactcccctccccagcTATTGTGAGGGGTGGCTTGACTAGCAGCTGGCAGATCTAGGAAAAGCCCTGCAAAATCCGAGGCCTGATAGCCACCATTTTGGACAAAAAGTTGGATCGGATCCAAGATCAGGGCTACTGAGCAACCAACCATCACCATCAGATTCATGTAGTCTTGTTTTGCCTTGGCTCAGATgttcttaacccccccccctcaacgcCCTCTCTCATCACCCTTTGCACAATTTCATTCTGCATGCTCCTATTTACAGAAAGGGTGCATGATATCTGCGTTCCATTGCTCTGTACTTCACATTGTCTGGTAGCTGTGTAGACCAAGGTCTCATGTTTCAACTCAGAGATACATGTTTATTCTCAGAAGAAGCTCAACCAGAGACCAACAATAACACATTTGGAAACATTTCTAGGTTCATATTGTTAAATAGTTCATATCTTAAGATAGGAAAGCTTTGCAGCGAGGCAGAGAGTGTGTCCTCTACCAGGAAGTGTTGTCTCCCAGCCCTGTACCCTGTGGTAGGGTGCCCTGTGGGTGATGGGATCTCCACAGCACAGTCATGTCCTCCTCTGGCCACAGCTAATCTCCCGCCAGCTGCTCTCCAAACATCCATCTAACCTCCACATGAAGCGTCCAAAACGAGGAATCCAACCAGATATGCAGATAGGCGCCTTTCAATTAGAGCCATTGTATTCTAAAGggattttcatttaaaatggatgcttatgttgttattgttgtatgAGACTAAAACAACACTCTGTGTTGCCATGGGCTATTTGTGTTCTGACTGGAAGAAACTAGCAGGAAATGCAAAGTCAAAATAGACTGTAATATAGGAAGTGTGTTACATAGAATAACCTCCCTGCTCTTTAACGTAAACAGAGAACAAGTGCCTTTGGATTTTGGCCTCTTTAGTCCTTGTCTCCATTCAAAATATACACTCAATCCTTCCTCCTTCCATAGGAcacagacagccccccccccccacacacacacacaggcttattGAAAATAAACACAGGCAAGTAGAGAACAATCCCCACCcagccagcacacacaacacatgcatacacacacacacacacacacaagacaaaatACACAACATCTACACACGCCCAGCAGTCCAGTTGTTGACAGGTGACACACCCCAAGAGGTCTATCCATTCTTTCATCTGTGTTATATTAACCAGAGCTCTATCAGGTTATCTCCTTATAATGGAGGAGGTGTTGTAGACAACAGCACTCCACACGGATAGGCTGTCTCTTTCGTACCATGGGCTAGATGGTCTCTATGAGCGCATTTCTTAGCTACAGGCTACATGACTTATATTCAAGCTTGTCTTTACATCTGACTTTAGTTTTTCTGCTAAGCTATTTGCAGTGCAAGGTTAGGATATTCTGATCTTTAGAGCTTTCATTCTCTCTTGTTTTCCCTCTGCATGCCTGCtcagtctccctcccttccctttcttcctccgcccctcccttcctcagtctctctctctctctttcgctccacTGCTTTCTGCAGCAGCACGTGACAGGGCGACGGCACATGGCCTGAGCgtgtgagagtgagaaggaaagagagagagagtgagagaggttgagggagagagggagagcgtttCAAAACATGCACAGAAAACACTCATGCCTGGGTTCTTCCCTTCCAGCCCTCTcgctccttttttctctctatccatccctctctctctctctctctctctctgtctctctctgtctctctctgtctctctctgcatttACTGTACTGCAGTTAGGGCTCGCTTAACCCTGTCCTTCCCTTTGTGTAACCAAATTCAATCCTAACAATTTGGCCGATACTGTGAGCACATTATTCATTAATTATTCATTTCACTTTTGAACTAGTATATTTGAGTATGGCCTCCCTACATTAATAAAGATTATTTGACATTTATTAGTTGATCATATGTGGATAAATCTGTCTTTAATGTTTATTTAGACGGTGTCGGATTCATTTACAAATAAGAAGCATAGAGGATTGAAGAGATATCGATTAAGCTATCTGCGAGAGCGTTGCCATGGCTGTTAGGCAAATGGATGGTCTTTGAACCTTTTACCCATGGGCGCCTTGACAGCCAAGTAACCCCTTGTACTATCTAGACTAGAATCCACAAGCCAGGAACTTAAACAGGTACTTCACTAACAACCCtagttttccattcatttgtaTTGGAGCACTGCAAAATGTAATTGGCTTGTGTTACTGCAGGTAAAATGTGTTAACAGTTATAATTTTCCCGATTTTGGCCACCCTCAAACCTGTATGGCTCTCCACTGGAACACgggcatacacatacacacacacgagtacacacacacatacacacacataatactctccaacacacaaacactccctaCACAAGCATCCCAGCACACTccaacccacccccaccctcttcaACCAAACACCCCCACTAACCCTGTAGGCACTCGGGAcctcccatcatgctttgctgTTGCTGCGGCAGCGGCGGCGGTGGCTGAGGCTGCTGCGGCACATTTTCCAGGCCcagcagtgaggaggaggaagatgaagaggagattgaagaggaggaggaggagcagggaggcggGGAGGATGGTGGGCACTGGGAGCTCTGTTTGGGTACGGCTGACTGGGAGCTCTGGGAGGGGATCTGGGCGCTGGCGCTGCTGGGGCCCGTGGGGTGCATCCCCATGCCGTTCTCCGTCAGGAACTCCTCCAGGTCCATGTACTGCAGCTGGAACAGGCCCCCGTCACAGGGGAGGGTGCGCTCCCACAGGAGGGGCCCCAAGAACGCCGACTGGGAGGAGTTGCGTAGGGAGCCGGGGCCCCCCGGCATGCCAGGGGGGCCCCCGTTCACGGGTTCCTCTGTGGAGTCCTGGGGTTTTTCTTTGTCTATGGGGTGGGGCATGAAAAAGGGTGAGACAGATggttagagagacagatagacagacagaacatacagacaaacagacaggcatgccggtagaaaaacaaagacagatTATGGGAAAGTTGCAGATAGACATAAACAAACAGGGGGtaagagatgagagagataaagagagagagagagagagagagagagagagagagagagagagagagagagagagagagagagagagagagagagagagagagagagagttcagtgAGGGTACCAAAGTGTCCTTATTCACAGCATAattatctgcctgtctgcctcgtTCTCCGTTCTGCTGCACAGTTAAGTCTGACACCGCCATTACAACCCTGATAATGCTGCAGGGGTGGCAGTAGGGAGACAGGCTACTGGcttctcacattcacacacacatacacacacacattctgtgaaTAGGGTGAGATTGTGAGCTACCATAATGAGCAAAGGTGGGATGTGATCAAACAAGGCTGATTTGGTCTGGTGTGTCAACCTAACATGatgtggagaggacaggaaggatggaaggcaaggggcggcggggggcggcggggggagaccggagatggggggagagttTTGTTTTCCCAACAACTTAGgctgagacaggagacaggagacaggagacagggatAGGTTGAGGGAGAAGGGTGATAGAGGGAGCCAGGGGAAATGAAAagagtggaaggagaggagtggaagggggggaggaggatggggagaggagaggaggatggggagaagagaggaggatggggagaagagaggaggatggggagaggagaagaggatggggagaagagaggaggatggggagaggagaggaggatggggagaggagaggaggatggggagaagagaggaggatggggagaggagaggaggatggggagaggagaggaggatggggagaagagaggaggatggggagaggagaggaggatggggagaggagaggaggatggggagaagagaggaggatggggagaagagaggaggatggggagaagAAATGCATCAAATAAAGAGTGTAAAGAGGTGAGAAAAAAGAGGAATGAATGCAAACCAGACAGGTGACGTGTCATGAGACATGATAGAGGTGaaaagagagatgagaagacAGGGAAATGTTAATAGTCAGTGAAAGTACAAATAAGAAGAtaagagagaatgtgagagaagAGCAAATGAAGTGATAGAGAACAGAGGGAAGGTTGCTCGATGTGAGAgagaattgagagagagagagaaagacagagaatgggggggggacgacgacagtAGAGAAAGGCGCTAAAAGAGTGGGTGTATATGCAGGCGTTTAACAAAGCCAGCCAGCAGAGAGACTGGGATGAAGGAGATGAAGATTCATCTTTCTGGTAAAAGCATTGAAGCCACAGGCAAAACCAAACTTCTGCTGCCAAAAACTGCAACGCAACCCAGAGCTTCATCTTTAAAGTCTTAAAACATCTCATATGATCAGACATGTACAGGGGAATGCGTGCTGGGGTGGTGGCAGAGATGCTGGTAGGCCCTTTGGGATGCCGACTCCATGGAGAGACTGTCAGTCCTGGTCATCATCAGCCCCCACACAAAGACCAGGAAAGACACTCTGCAGTGGCTTGCTTTGGACACCAGGTGGAAGTGTTTAGTCAGAGTCATATTTTTCCAGTGCTGTGGACAGCAGCTGACATGGCTGGAGTCCCCTTCAGAGGCCCCTGGGTTAATATTTCACCCACTGGGTGTGAAAGAAAATGTTGTGGAGCTAGACACTGTTCTTACAACAGATTAATGTAATACATGCAATAGAGATGAACACGAGTTGAGTGAGTGTCTACTAAAATGATTGTAAACAATTGCCTTGATAAGTGTTCTATTGATATTAGTattgcattttttttaaatcattcaTCAGGGTCATTTCAATGTTTTAAATCAGCACAATCTGCTAACAGAGCATTCATGAAGGCTTTATTAGTGAGTCTGTAGCGTGAACACAAAATAATAAAGCAGTTGAACTAAAACAAGTCACTGCAtctgagtctctgtgtgtgttactgtgtgtctgtgtaaatcTGTAAGTctgtgtaggtgtttgtgtgtaaggggAGGCACATAAAATATGCAAATAAGGAAGCactacacacttgcacacacatacataacgcTGAGGCCCACAAAAACAaactacaaacaaacaaactgcaCACCTTACCTTTCATTTCGCAACAGTCTTTTCCTCGCTGGTCAGCTTTGATTGGGATCTGCAGCAGCGACTTGAGGCTGGCCATTGAGTTCAAGTGCCCACCAGTGGAAGCCGTGCCCCCTGGGTTACCAGTCCCAAACTGCGGGCTGGCCCCGGCCGGAAGGTCCGGTGGTAAAAGCTGGGTAAGTGGTCTTGACATCAATGAACGGCCGTGGATTCCCGCAGTGAAACAACTTTTTTGCTCCAATCAATCCACAAATGATTGACAGGCCGTCAGATTGTATTCAACAATATGGCGACGGgtgaaaataaaataagaaaatcaaAAGTTGAAAAGACTGCTGAAATGATTCCACTCCTCTTATCCATCAAAGGTCCCATggggaaaataaaaataatgtcCTTCAAGACATCATGTCCAGTTCAACATCTTGAAATATGCAATTGGCCCTTTAAGAAAATGTTATCAACTCTCAATTTTCTTTTACAAATTTAGACCAATCTGTGCCGCTTCTTATTCGGCATTAAAAACGATGTTGTCCGTTTATTTGTGGAAAACTGTCATCCCATAAATTTGTCTCTCCTCTTGCACTGGACAAAACTGTTCCCCGAAAAATGTTAAGACATGAAAATGACGGGTGTTCATGTGGTAAAGGGGATTATCTAGCTGTAGCCTATACCGGCTCGAATAGAATCGACTGAGGTGCACTGAAAAGTCCCTAAAGAAATCCAATAACCGACAGATTCGACAATAAATACAGTTGAAAAGAATTATGATACGGAAAAATAGTCTTCGTCAAAGAATATCCAACAATATGAGACTCAGGCAGATTGATGGCTGTTGTTTTCCTTTTCCActttgttgctctctctctttctctctctctctttctctctctctctctctctctgtttctcccccccccctctcgctcgTTATTTTTTGTTCAccttcgctctctccctctccctttctcccccactctctatGCTTCCAGCGACAAAACGCTTGATGGAGCGGCGGCGAGAGTCAGCTGTAACGAACACGGGCCGCTATCGTGACGTCACATCTCACGGGGGAAAGGCGCTAGGGGGCGTGGTTGATACATATTCATGATCCACACCTCCTCTGTCCCGCCTCAAAATAAACGAAtaaccccctcccctgccttttCCAACAAATAACATAAGGTGAGTGGTTCATTGAAACGAAACCACGCCCGACTACATACATTTAGTTCTGCATTATTCAACAGTCCTTTCGGTGTTAGGACACGTGGTCTCACGCTGTCAGTGCTAATACTAAACAAGTGAAAGAATTGTAGTGTAAAATATGCATGTTTGAGGGAGGATTAATATGAAGCCTAATGCTCTGCGAGTTTATAGCCTATACATGCACACTCCACACAGTTTCGTAGCATAACTGGTTACACACAAGGAGAAAACTAACACAGAACATAGCTTAttagttttgttattttaaatgATGAAGTAGGCTAACGAATAATGCTTTATTTTATATACATGACATGCAACATTGAACTAAAGATTTACGTTTTGGTGCTTAAATATCTCCTTCTACCCCTCTAGTTTGTTCCTTGCATTCTAGCTGTTTAAGCACATGGCCCTGGCACGCGGGAGTGCAGCCTACCGGCGGCTTTGCCTCAAAACGATTGGTCCAAAGTAGGTCAATCTCTACCTTTCTCGGGACACTATTGGACAAATCTAGGTCAGTCGCTCCTCCCAGTGTTCCTTTTTCTATGGCCGcgtgaggcagtgtggaagtAAAACAACAGGCAGTCAGACTCAGGAAGATTTTGTTTGGATTACAGCAGATACATACTGAGATTTTCGTTTGGAGCTACTAAATAGATTTCTTAGGGAAAATATGAATACAGTATACCTAACACTGCAATGCCAATTCCACTACACCAATAATTGCATTCCTTTTACTgaacaatacaaataaaaaaactataTATGTCAGATTGAATATCAGAGGTAATTTTAGCAACACACTGCTGGCTAATATTAAGGCAATCTGCTTCTCTTGTAACCAATTGGtttgaaaaaagaaattaaatacgtaataataataattagtaaTATGAAACAACTTCAATAACCAAATGAAAATGTAGATGTTGCATATCTGAATGAACAACAAAAAGCCTGAATAATTACTTGATGGTTGATGAAGACATTAATGAAGTGAAAATATACTCTCTAAAGGTTTTAATAGCCTACAACGATCTCAATTACTTTATCTCTAAACGTCCCTGGTCTGTGTGGGCAGCCATGATCAAATAAGGGGGGCTATGGTGCCACCTAGTGGGCATTAAGCAGTACTGTAATACAGTTGTCTTACAAAAAGAATacttttaatattttatttggGGGACGCCGTTAAGAACACTGAAAGGGTTAAAAACAGTGGAGGTTAACAAAACAAGTCTAAAATAAGGGGGAAAAAGAAGAAAGGCTAGAGGTTATAGGCAGTACGGAATAAGTGTCTTGAAGCGTGCGGTGAATGAGGTGGCTGTGTCGGCCTGTCGTTGGTGAGGGGGGAGTGCATTCCAGAGTCTGGGTGCAGAGCAGATACAAGTACGGCCTCCCAGGGTGGACTggaaaaatgggggggggggggggtctaaatAGACCTCGGCAGAGGAGGAGCGTAGTGGGAGGTCAGATGTAGGTGGGTATTACCAAGATTACACGTCCATAGTCCTGAATTGATGTCTTTACAGCACAATTATTCAAATCAAATTACAGACATTTTAACCGCAGTCTACAGTCCCAAAAAACAGAACCACAATCCACAGGAACATTAAAAACAATCCATTTCTAACCATGAGCAAGTATGATCAAAAGCTAACTAGTAAATACAGAATACAAGGTGCAGAGAGTTtcccaacacagcagcagttttaTGTCTCCAGGTCTTTTCTCTTCAGCTTCTAATTGAGTGTGGCACAGGGAAGGGCATGTGCCAAGGCATGTGAGCAACCAACAGTGTGGCTCGGTCAGGGCAGCAGAACCCAGGAGACCAGGTGTGAGCAGCACCTGGCTGTTACGCTGTCAACAGAGGACATTAAACAGTAAAGGCCACTGTGAAGCCAAACATGATCATATGAAACAGTCATCGACCACAAAGTGCAGAACTCAATAACGGCTTTCAGATAacagaaaataaatattgaatccTGTTCAAAATGACTACCACTGAGGTAACAATGACAACAAAACGACTACAGAACCTTttagatttttattttatttgagggTTTCAACAACTCACTTTAGGCAAAGAAAAGGATAGTAATTTAGTAATAATATTACATGATTTTAGTTTACTGAAAGGAAAACACTGAAGGGACAGGACCTAAGTAATGAACTAAGTGTACACGCTTTTGTTACAAAATTGGGCTTAACTGTGGGGACACAGGGCTTGGTAAAAGGGGAGGAAGGAAACAATCACATCAATACACATACTTGTCCCGTTGTTTTACAAAGATAGTCCCATCTCATTCCCACCCACCCATACAATAGCAACAATGATAAAAGAAACTATACTTGGGAGTAAAAAACAGCAAATAATCaatatataataaaatataatacgAATTGTACAGTACACTCCCCTTGTTCCCACAATTCATGACTTTCCTGACaattttaaaactttttttttttttgttttgtattcccctcccaccccaatcCTGTTCTTATCCCCCAGAACTGACAACAGTGTACTGGGAAATGACTCACTGTTGATTCCTCTTCAACATTTTACTGCAGGACAGTTCAACTTCTGTCTGACTAGTTGTGTCCAATAACATTAACTATTGATTAGTGATTAATCAAAGACCTAAGTCATATGACTACTGATGTATTTATATCAGTTGAAACGGCATCTTAGACTGACTTGTCAGCTAACCGACATTTTCAGGTTCAGGACAAAATGTCTTGAGTATAAAATAAGTATCCACTGggaacaaagaaacacacattgTACAGAACAAGAGACAAAGACTATACTGTTTAACTGTGAATAATGAGAAAACATAATTGGAAAAACATAGGTACTTATGGTACCCCACTCCTACAAATATGCATCCAGAATTCCAGCGCAAACACAGCTAACAGAAAAAAGGGTATACTGTGATAGAATGCATTTAAGACAGGTGCTACTCAAACAGTCACATGATCTAAAATACTTTCCCCTTTGGGGAAGCCAGAACAGAGATGGAGGGTGTTTTTTGATATGGGCCTTTAGAAGTCCATGCTAACTCTCACACCTCTGCTTTAGTCGGGGATTGTATGGATGAAGTGGGGATATCCTGGTAGTTACACTAAACCTTACCCCCACCCTTCATCTTTCAAACTCGCTAGCACTTGTTTGCtggataaaataaaaatgaaaaaaataaaataatcagtGGCTGTATTCAGTCACAACTGTTGTTCTTTCAGGCTGAATAAGCTGAGGCTGTACAGGCTGAGGTTCCACAGGTGTGACGGGCAGATCACACTCTTGCTTCAGAACCCCCATCTCTTTAGGGGGAGACTTCATCCGCAAGCTCCAGTTGCCGCTGCCTCCCCCGGTCACCCCTCGGCAGGACACCCGGTGCCTCTCCAGCAGGTTCCCATTCCAGAAGCAGTGGCGGCACTTGCGGCAGGCGAACGAGCCCTTGGCCAGGTGATGGCCTCTGTGTTTCAGGGCTTTCCTCAGCGTGCGTGATCGCTTCCCACAAACGGGGCACTTCAGGCGCGCTTCGTGGCCCGCATTAATGGGCGGGTGCCTAATGGCGTGGTGGATCAGGACGGAGGCCTGCCTAGAATATGTGGTGCTGGGGCAGATGGGACAGGGGAAGCGCTTGATGGGCGTTTCCATGGAGGTCAGCCCGGTGACTCTCACCGCACCTCCTTGCCACGCCTTCAcattcatccctcctcctttgATCCTCAGCTGGGCCAGCAGCTTCTTCCTTGCCAGCTGCTGCTGCATCctgcccctctttctcctcatgATCATCAGCTTCCTCTTGGTCTCTTTGCTCAGGGGCACACCCACCAGCTGGCCCCCCCTCATTATACTGTGGATCTCAACTCGTCTTTTCTTCTTCATTTTTCTTAAGCCACGGTGGGGGTGGTAGTTTTGCGACCGGTACTGAAAAGGGTGGTGCTGTCCCTGGGTGCTGGGGTGGATCACATTGGAGCCTGAAGGATAGGTGACGTTGGAGCCTGAGGAGTGGGCTCCGGACTCATAGTAGAGGGGGGAGTATGCAGCTGACTGGTGGGACTGGCTCCCCCCTTGACGGGCCCCACCCGACGGGTTTCCCTGCGCGGACCGACCAAGACCGTGCTGGGACATCCTGTGCCTGGACAAACTGTTGGAGTAAGCAAATGCCTTACCACACACTTCGCATCTGAAGGTCTtttcccctcccccgccccctccgtgAACGGTCTGTTGGTGGGCCGTCAGGTGGAAGTGGTGGCGGAAGGACTTCCAGCACACAGTGCAGGTGTAGAGCCTCTGACCTGGCTGGGTGGAGCCGGACCCTTGGGCCTTATCTTGAGAGTAGGGGTAGTAGGACTCAGAGTTGGACTGATTACCACCCTGACTGTTGGCTCCGACTTTGCTAACCTTTGTCCCGTTACCATCAATCTCCCCTTTCCTGTGGAGTTTACCATGCCTCACCAGGCTCTGTGCGTAAGCAAACTCCTTCCCACACAGGTTGCATTTATAGTTCTTCTGCCCGGAGTGGACCGTCAAATGCTTGGTGAGGTGGAAGGCTTCCCTGAAGGTTTTTCCACAGACGTCGCAAGCGTGGGGCTTTTCCCCGGTGTGGACACGGTCATGGCGCCGCAAGGTCTCACCTCT
This genomic window from Hypomesus transpacificus isolate Combined female chromosome 4, fHypTra1, whole genome shotgun sequence contains:
- the dbpa gene encoding D site albumin promoter binding protein a, with product MSRPLTQLLPPDLPAGASPQFGTGNPGGTASTGGHLNSMASLKSLLQIPIKADQRGKDCCEMKDKEKPQDSTEEPVNGGPPGMPGGPGSLRNSSQSAFLGPLLWERTLPCDGGLFQLQYMDLEEFLTENGMGMHPTGPSSASAQIPSQSSQSAVPKQSSQCPPSSPPPCSSSSSSISSSSSSSSLLGLENVPQQPQPPPPLPQQQQSMMGGPECLQGGQAAPPDPSANSTGPPGPPAPPGPPATNGNDVMVNFDPDPADVALSSVPGQEAFDPRRHRFTDEELKPQPMIKKARKMLVPDEQKDDKYWSRRYKNNEAAKRSRDARRLKENQISVRAAFLERENAALRQEVADMRKELGRCRNVLNKYESRHGDL